The proteins below are encoded in one region of Rhodopirellula halodulae:
- a CDS encoding arabinan endo-1,5-alpha-L-arabinosidase, producing MSKTLPSFLALLVIFGWFTLNLHAKDPISNQLSMAIEKSETKGSYRWVSESELEGQSGFRPGAMRGTTVADDMIALSMSFGSRDLQIFIDGEKAAVTDRDGRWETIAMKAQGYSSGKFSASIARNVETPVEELKKLVPLLTSLRTEDDWIVGDLPANAAEDHLEIRRGGETVRRPTGIVRFRINHGSLIKYVVRAEAELVNEDRTNKVSRTKTIQLRDVGTAKWDVPDGASEALQRPIKKSEPRLSEAAEASLLKARGKRDIGVHDPSSIVKCDGEYWFFSTGTGIYSWHSQDLQTWKRGPRVFSGTATWVTEMIPSQRGHYWAPDIIELGDRYLLYYSVSSFGKNTSAIALASTTTLNPNDPAFGWTDEGIVIQSTRDDDFNAIDPALIQTQSGELWMSFGSFWSGLKLIRLDPQTGKRDAAVGKLHSIANYRQIEAPHIYQHDGWFYLFVNWGKCCSGVDSTYNIRVGRSREITGPYLDQDGVDLANGGGTLLLESEGPFIGPGHANVLHEDDHFWLSCHYYDGTERGRSHFSIQEMTWSKKGWPEVATLSASDLAPVHDDLKREPDR from the coding sequence ATGAGTAAAACGCTTCCTTCCTTCCTTGCCTTGCTTGTCATTTTTGGTTGGTTCACTCTGAACCTGCATGCAAAAGATCCGATCAGCAATCAATTATCGATGGCGATCGAGAAATCAGAAACAAAAGGAAGCTACCGCTGGGTATCCGAGAGTGAGTTGGAAGGTCAATCAGGATTTCGTCCGGGAGCGATGCGTGGTACTACGGTCGCCGATGACATGATTGCCCTTTCGATGTCATTCGGTTCGCGTGACTTGCAAATTTTTATTGATGGAGAGAAGGCAGCGGTAACGGATCGTGATGGCCGCTGGGAAACGATTGCGATGAAGGCCCAAGGTTATTCCTCGGGAAAATTCTCGGCTTCGATCGCTCGGAACGTCGAGACGCCCGTTGAGGAACTGAAGAAGCTCGTGCCTTTGCTGACATCTCTTCGGACAGAAGACGATTGGATCGTTGGCGACTTGCCCGCAAATGCCGCGGAAGATCACCTTGAAATACGACGCGGTGGTGAGACCGTGCGTCGTCCCACAGGGATCGTGCGATTTCGCATCAACCATGGTTCATTGATTAAATATGTGGTCCGCGCGGAAGCGGAACTTGTGAATGAGGATCGAACGAACAAAGTCAGCCGCACAAAAACAATTCAGCTACGCGATGTCGGTACGGCGAAGTGGGATGTGCCCGATGGAGCGAGTGAAGCACTTCAACGGCCAATCAAAAAATCCGAGCCGAGACTTTCCGAGGCGGCGGAGGCCTCTCTGCTGAAAGCTCGCGGCAAGCGAGACATCGGGGTCCATGACCCATCGTCCATCGTCAAATGCGATGGTGAGTATTGGTTCTTCTCCACGGGAACCGGTATCTATTCCTGGCATTCACAGGACCTACAAACCTGGAAGCGAGGCCCCAGAGTTTTTTCGGGAACAGCGACTTGGGTCACGGAGATGATTCCCAGCCAACGTGGCCACTACTGGGCACCGGATATTATTGAGCTGGGTGATCGCTATTTGCTTTACTATTCCGTGTCGAGTTTTGGCAAGAACACATCAGCGATCGCGTTAGCTTCCACAACCACGTTGAATCCGAACGACCCGGCGTTTGGGTGGACCGATGAGGGCATCGTGATTCAGTCCACCAGAGATGATGACTTCAACGCAATCGATCCCGCTTTGATTCAAACCCAGTCAGGCGAACTTTGGATGTCGTTTGGGTCATTCTGGAGCGGCTTGAAGCTGATACGGTTAGACCCGCAGACCGGCAAGCGTGATGCTGCCGTTGGAAAACTTCATTCCATCGCGAACTATCGTCAGATTGAGGCGCCGCACATCTATCAGCATGACGGTTGGTTTTATCTTTTCGTCAATTGGGGCAAATGCTGCAGCGGCGTCGATAGCACCTACAACATTCGAGTGGGCCGAAGCCGAGAAATCACCGGCCCATACTTGGACCAGGATGGGGTGGACTTGGCTAACGGAGGCGGCACTCTATTGCTGGAAAGTGAGGGGCCGTTCATTGGTCCGGGACACGCAAATGTGCTTCACGAAGATGACCACTTCTGGCTCAGTTGCCACTACTACGATGGGACCGAGAGAGGCCGTTCGCATTTCTCCATTCAAGAAATGACTTGGTCAAAGAAAGGCTGGCCAGAGGTTGCGACGCTTTCGGCCAGCGATCTGGCGCCTGTTCACGACGATCTCAAGCGGGAGCCCGATCGGTAG
- a CDS encoding YqjF family protein, with the protein MKNKSDRTWPLPRQPWVMKMTWSELLFAHWPIEPEVVARRLPQGITLDTREGKAWAGVVPFLMSNVAPRLCPPIPGLSRFLELNVRTYVTIDGKPGVWFFSLDAESPVAVRTARATFNLPYMDATMSLARGTKGEIFYRSERTHRGEPSAVYDASYRAAGDYTEAKPGSLEHWLTARYCLYSVNRRGDVYRGEIDHPPWKLAPAICDEALNTMGDGFGFRFDGQPHLMMAESIDVRAWLVSKCVAR; encoded by the coding sequence ATGAAGAATAAATCGGATCGAACTTGGCCTTTGCCGAGACAGCCTTGGGTGATGAAGATGACTTGGTCGGAGCTGCTGTTTGCGCACTGGCCAATTGAACCCGAGGTTGTTGCCAGACGACTTCCGCAAGGCATCACGCTCGACACTCGTGAAGGGAAAGCCTGGGCGGGTGTGGTTCCGTTTCTGATGTCGAACGTTGCCCCGCGACTATGTCCCCCAATTCCCGGCTTGAGTCGTTTTCTTGAACTCAACGTGAGGACCTATGTCACCATCGATGGGAAGCCAGGTGTTTGGTTCTTTTCACTGGATGCCGAGAGTCCAGTCGCGGTCCGTACGGCTCGTGCGACATTCAACCTTCCCTACATGGACGCCACAATGTCGCTTGCACGAGGAACCAAAGGCGAGATCTTTTACCGAAGTGAACGAACGCACCGTGGCGAGCCTTCCGCGGTGTACGACGCGAGCTATCGAGCAGCCGGCGACTATACGGAAGCCAAGCCGGGTTCTCTGGAGCATTGGTTGACCGCTCGGTATTGCCTCTACAGCGTCAATCGACGCGGCGATGTCTATCGCGGTGAGATCGATCATCCGCCTTGGAAGCTTGCACCCGCAATTTGCGATGAAGCGTTGAACACCATGGGCGATGGTTTTGGATTTCGATTCGATGGACAACCGCACTTGATGATGGCCGAATCAATTGACGTGCGTGCTTGGCTGGTGTCAAAGTGCGTCGCGAGATGA
- a CDS encoding quinone-dependent dihydroorotate dehydrogenase translates to MSFYKTLVRPLLFQLNAETAHHFAVEGCRWASVVPGVTHVTRLCLESHDPVLETEVAGLRFRHPIGLAAGWDKSGRALRMLDAMGLGAIEIGSVSARSSQGNPKPRLFRLPEEHAVIVNYGLPNEGADAVASRVASHRGRVPIGINIVKTNDGPHAPACDADEILSDYERSATLLHSHADYLMLNLSCPNAKGGRSFFAEPGNVERLLQRLQPMQLQVPVFLKISPHDETAQFDSLLMQCDRFKFVRGFCFNLPSTKPKMSVAPESLVDKPGAVAGRPVASLINGCIAELYRRMDRERYAIIGAGGVFTAQDAYDKIRLGASFVQIYTAMIYEGPAITKRICLGLAELLKRDGHSNVTQAVGSAHE, encoded by the coding sequence ATGTCCTTTTATAAAACGCTCGTTCGGCCGTTGCTCTTTCAACTGAACGCAGAAACTGCGCATCACTTTGCTGTCGAAGGATGTCGATGGGCGAGCGTTGTTCCTGGCGTCACACACGTCACGCGGCTGTGTTTGGAATCTCACGATCCCGTCTTGGAAACCGAAGTCGCCGGCCTCCGGTTTCGCCATCCAATCGGGCTCGCCGCGGGGTGGGACAAAAGCGGGCGAGCGCTGCGAATGTTGGACGCGATGGGATTGGGTGCGATTGAAATCGGATCCGTCTCGGCGAGAAGCTCCCAAGGAAATCCAAAACCTCGGCTGTTCCGGCTACCGGAGGAACACGCTGTCATCGTGAATTACGGTCTGCCCAATGAGGGTGCCGATGCAGTTGCCTCTCGAGTCGCTTCGCATCGTGGTCGCGTTCCGATTGGAATCAACATCGTCAAAACGAACGACGGGCCACACGCTCCGGCTTGCGATGCCGACGAGATTCTGAGCGACTACGAACGAAGCGCAACGTTGCTTCATTCGCATGCTGACTATCTGATGCTGAATCTCAGTTGCCCCAATGCCAAAGGCGGCAGGAGCTTCTTCGCTGAACCGGGCAACGTTGAACGATTGTTGCAGCGACTTCAGCCGATGCAGTTGCAAGTGCCAGTCTTCCTCAAAATCTCGCCGCACGACGAAACCGCTCAATTCGACAGCTTGCTAATGCAATGCGACCGTTTCAAATTCGTTCGTGGATTCTGTTTCAACCTGCCGTCGACCAAGCCAAAGATGTCGGTGGCTCCTGAGAGCTTGGTCGACAAACCGGGCGCGGTGGCGGGCCGGCCCGTTGCTTCGTTGATCAACGGATGCATCGCGGAGTTGTATCGCCGTATGGATCGCGAAAGATACGCTATCATCGGTGCGGGAGGAGTCTTCACCGCACAAGACGCCTACGACAAGATCCGACTGGGGGCTTCGTTCGTTCAGATCTACACGGCCATGATCTACGAAGGTCCCGCCATCACAAAACGCATTTGCCTGGGACTGGCGGAACTGTTGAAACGGGACGGTCACAGCAACGTGACCCAAGCCGTGGGCAGCGCGCACGAATGA
- a CDS encoding ThuA domain-containing protein — translation MTNQSNQNPVRESSESRRRFIKTTSGIVAAGAVTSPNLGWSDDVADRATRVLIVVGPSSHPPGTHEVEAGGRLMKHALEHIENLSGIHADVVEGWPDKSLRDTASTVVFIGDLFPPNRLPNAQQNLSELDEMMRRGVGIACIHYATGLLGDDVTPEGDHPLLRWMGGYFANRSCPHHESFARVFPKATITPEPTDHPITQGWNEFTLRDEPYFNNYFGTDENQLASNVTVLATSMLPPEAPKQETVAWCVERQDSGRGFGVVMPHYYKNWRDEDLRRLILNGIVWSAKIEVPAEGVKTKLPDLADFNPKAI, via the coding sequence ATGACGAATCAATCGAACCAGAACCCCGTACGTGAATCGTCGGAATCGCGTCGAAGGTTCATCAAGACAACGTCCGGAATCGTTGCTGCGGGCGCCGTCACATCGCCCAATCTCGGATGGTCCGATGATGTAGCGGACCGTGCCACGCGAGTGTTGATCGTGGTCGGTCCCAGCAGTCACCCACCAGGCACACATGAGGTCGAGGCGGGAGGCAGACTGATGAAGCATGCTCTGGAACACATCGAAAACCTATCGGGAATCCACGCGGATGTGGTGGAGGGTTGGCCCGACAAATCCCTTCGCGACACCGCTTCGACGGTCGTCTTCATCGGTGACTTGTTCCCACCCAACCGCCTTCCCAACGCGCAGCAAAACCTTTCCGAGCTGGACGAAATGATGCGGCGAGGTGTCGGAATCGCTTGCATTCATTACGCGACCGGCTTGCTTGGAGACGATGTCACACCCGAAGGCGACCACCCTCTGTTGCGTTGGATGGGTGGCTACTTTGCCAATCGTTCCTGTCCACATCACGAGTCCTTCGCCCGCGTGTTTCCGAAGGCAACCATCACTCCCGAACCGACGGACCATCCCATCACGCAAGGCTGGAACGAATTCACGCTTCGCGACGAACCGTATTTCAACAACTACTTCGGCACCGATGAAAACCAACTCGCATCCAATGTGACCGTCCTGGCGACCTCAATGTTGCCACCGGAAGCCCCCAAACAAGAGACGGTCGCCTGGTGTGTCGAACGACAGGACAGCGGTCGCGGATTTGGCGTCGTGATGCCGCACTACTACAAGAACTGGCGGGACGAAGACCTGCGACGACTGATTCTGAACGGAATCGTCTGGAGTGCGAAAATCGAGGTTCCGGCGGAAGGAGTAAAAACCAAGTTGCCAGACCTGGCTGACTTCAACCCCAAGGCGATTTAG
- a CDS encoding cation-transporting P-type ATPase encodes MPKPQTEIWHDHELNDVARRLETDTEYGLALLEVRRRLNKHGSNELTQRAGDTKLQIMVRQFQQPLVYILLAAVALTLILREWADAAVIFAVVIVNAVIGFMQEAKALKAIDALSRIMNNEATVIRGGEKSQVDASELVPGDLVLLQSGDRVPADLRVIKEKDLQIDESALTGESIPVEKETSVFPADTVLAERKNMAFSTTLVTYGTGVGIVVATGDRTEIGQINDLIASADVLETPLVRRINELSHMLLKVILVLAAMVALAILLRGAPPVEVLLAAVALAVGAIPEGLPAVVTATLALGVSRLAQRRAIVRKLPAVETLGSTTVVCSDKTGTLTQNQMTVRSIFAGGNCYVVSGSGYEPEGGFRVVTDSGERPVEPAEDETLQGILRAGLLCNDARLVKNDEGHWIVEGDPTEAALLVSSAKAGFSRKGETLSSPRLDAVPFESQHQYMATLHRCDTESRVYIKGSVERLLPRCVSAVGGKPLDANAIERQVETMAGQGQRVLALATKTVPRDQVTLQHKDLEEKLEFLGLQGMIDPPRPEAVTAVAACQQAGIKVKMITGDHVVTATAIAKQLGLQGARDESSETLIGMTGAQLEEMTDRDLIESVEDTAVFARVSPAQKLRLVEALQSCGHVVAMTGDGVNDAPALRQANIGVAMGITGTEVTKEAADMILTDDNFASIEAAVEEGRGIYDNLIKFIAWTLPTNLGEAGIILVSAFLGFQLPITPLQILWINMSTAVLLGATLAFEPKERDIMNRPPRDQNEAILTKSLMWRTLWVGGLLVMATYFVFAFKKSLGVDLSSARTAAVNVIVIGQAFYLLNCRSLRHSMFGVGLFSNLWLWCGIAMMVGLQLVFTYLPVMHHLFGTAPTTWRPWALAVGAGMLLYTLAEIDKWRLHSSSQ; translated from the coding sequence ATGCCCAAGCCACAAACCGAGATATGGCATGACCACGAGTTGAACGATGTTGCCAGACGTCTTGAAACGGATACGGAATATGGTCTGGCTTTGCTTGAGGTGCGTCGGCGACTCAACAAGCACGGTTCAAACGAACTGACGCAGCGAGCCGGCGACACGAAACTGCAAATCATGGTGCGTCAGTTTCAGCAGCCGTTGGTTTACATCTTGTTGGCTGCGGTTGCGTTGACATTGATTTTGCGCGAGTGGGCAGATGCGGCGGTGATCTTTGCTGTCGTGATTGTCAATGCCGTCATTGGGTTCATGCAGGAGGCGAAAGCTCTCAAGGCCATCGACGCACTCAGTCGAATCATGAACAACGAAGCTACTGTGATTCGCGGAGGAGAGAAGTCTCAAGTTGATGCCTCCGAGTTGGTTCCGGGCGATCTCGTGTTGTTGCAATCCGGCGATCGAGTTCCCGCGGATCTGCGCGTGATCAAGGAGAAAGATTTGCAGATCGACGAGTCCGCTTTGACAGGTGAGTCGATTCCGGTTGAGAAGGAGACCAGCGTGTTTCCGGCGGACACGGTATTGGCCGAGCGAAAGAACATGGCTTTCTCGACCACGCTGGTCACTTATGGGACGGGAGTGGGGATCGTTGTTGCGACTGGCGATCGAACCGAGATTGGGCAGATCAATGACCTGATCGCGTCCGCTGATGTCTTGGAAACTCCGTTGGTTCGGCGAATCAATGAGTTGAGTCACATGTTGTTGAAGGTCATCCTCGTGCTGGCCGCAATGGTGGCTCTCGCAATCTTATTACGAGGGGCACCTCCGGTCGAAGTGTTGTTGGCCGCTGTCGCGTTGGCTGTTGGTGCCATTCCCGAAGGTCTGCCCGCCGTCGTCACCGCGACACTCGCTCTTGGCGTGTCACGACTGGCTCAACGCCGCGCCATCGTTCGCAAATTGCCTGCCGTGGAAACGCTCGGCAGCACCACGGTTGTTTGCTCGGACAAGACGGGAACCTTGACCCAGAACCAAATGACCGTTCGTTCGATCTTCGCGGGGGGCAATTGCTACGTTGTTTCGGGCAGTGGCTACGAACCCGAGGGTGGATTTCGAGTGGTGACCGATTCTGGTGAGCGTCCCGTCGAGCCGGCGGAAGATGAGACACTGCAGGGTATCCTGCGAGCCGGATTGTTGTGCAACGATGCGAGGCTAGTCAAAAACGACGAGGGTCACTGGATTGTCGAAGGTGATCCGACGGAGGCGGCTTTATTGGTTTCTTCGGCCAAGGCGGGATTCAGTCGAAAAGGTGAAACTCTCTCTTCTCCTCGCTTGGACGCGGTGCCGTTCGAATCTCAACATCAATATATGGCGACACTTCATCGCTGTGACACTGAATCGCGAGTCTACATTAAAGGCTCGGTGGAGCGATTGTTGCCGCGTTGCGTTTCAGCAGTCGGTGGAAAACCATTGGATGCGAACGCCATCGAGCGCCAGGTTGAGACCATGGCTGGACAAGGTCAACGAGTCTTGGCGCTGGCCACCAAGACTGTGCCACGGGACCAAGTGACGCTTCAACACAAGGACCTGGAGGAAAAGCTCGAATTTCTCGGATTGCAGGGCATGATCGACCCGCCACGTCCCGAGGCGGTCACCGCGGTTGCGGCGTGTCAGCAAGCGGGGATTAAGGTCAAGATGATCACCGGCGATCATGTCGTGACCGCGACGGCGATTGCCAAACAGCTCGGATTGCAAGGCGCCCGCGACGAGTCGTCCGAAACGCTGATTGGAATGACGGGAGCTCAGTTGGAGGAGATGACCGATCGTGATTTGATCGAATCGGTCGAAGACACTGCCGTGTTTGCCCGCGTGTCACCGGCTCAGAAACTGAGGTTGGTCGAGGCCCTGCAGTCGTGTGGTCACGTCGTCGCGATGACGGGCGACGGAGTCAATGATGCACCGGCGCTGCGGCAAGCCAACATTGGTGTCGCGATGGGAATCACGGGCACCGAAGTGACCAAGGAAGCCGCGGACATGATTTTGACCGACGACAATTTCGCCTCCATTGAAGCGGCGGTGGAAGAAGGTCGAGGAATCTATGACAACTTGATCAAGTTCATCGCCTGGACGTTGCCGACGAATCTTGGAGAAGCAGGCATCATTTTGGTGTCGGCGTTCTTGGGATTCCAGTTGCCAATCACGCCGCTGCAGATCTTGTGGATCAACATGTCGACTGCTGTTCTGCTCGGCGCGACGCTTGCGTTTGAGCCCAAGGAGCGAGACATCATGAACCGTCCACCACGTGACCAGAACGAAGCGATTTTGACAAAGTCGCTGATGTGGCGGACGTTGTGGGTGGGCGGATTATTGGTCATGGCAACGTATTTTGTGTTTGCTTTCAAGAAGTCACTTGGTGTCGATCTGAGTTCCGCACGAACGGCCGCCGTGAATGTCATCGTCATTGGCCAAGCCTTCTACTTGCTCAATTGCCGGTCGCTTCGGCATTCGATGTTTGGCGTCGGTCTATTCAGCAATCTCTGGTTGTGGTGCGGGATCGCCATGATGGTCGGGTTACAACTGGTCTTCACCTACCTGCCGGTGATGCATCATCTTTTCGGAACCGCGCCGACCACTTGGCGACCGTGGGCACTGGCTGTCGGCGCCGGGATGCTCTTGTACACACTTGCGGAGATCGATAAGTGGCGGCTTCACTCAAGTTCACAGTGA
- the gltS gene encoding sodium/glutamate symporter yields the protein MPESQVFTIDATWTAIVAIMVLYLGRTLTSRIRVLRDFNIPDAVCGGLVCSLVVAILVWTRGIEFSFDLSLRDLLLLLFFSTVGLSAKLRTLINGGKSLAILVVCAVGFLILQDLAGIGVAMLLGADPAYGLLAGSIAFAGGHGSAISYGQLAVDQGLPGALELGLACATFGLIAGGLIGGPIAKFLISRNQLSGDRTAQECVPGPEETEAAGHVTLAGMLDSILALAICLAAGSLVNDWLANHSSLPLPGFLTAMFVGILIANGLDVLGKSVDKPAISLCSDVSLQLFLAMSLMSLQLWTLSGALGPLLLVLLVQITVMVAVSLLVVFPAMGRDYDAAVIAAGFSGLGLGATPVGIANMHAVTAKFGASPKAFLVVPLVGAFFLDIANAAIIQAFLASPLFTATS from the coding sequence ATGCCCGAATCTCAAGTCTTCACAATTGACGCGACATGGACGGCCATTGTTGCAATCATGGTTCTTTACCTCGGGCGAACACTCACGTCACGCATCCGCGTTCTGCGAGACTTCAATATCCCCGATGCCGTTTGCGGTGGTTTGGTGTGCAGCCTGGTTGTCGCGATCTTAGTTTGGACTCGAGGCATCGAGTTCTCGTTTGACCTGAGCCTTCGCGACCTGCTGTTGCTTCTATTCTTTAGCACCGTGGGATTGTCGGCCAAACTCCGAACGCTGATCAATGGTGGCAAGTCGCTCGCCATTTTGGTCGTGTGCGCGGTCGGCTTTCTCATCCTGCAAGACTTGGCCGGAATCGGCGTCGCGATGTTGCTGGGTGCTGATCCTGCCTACGGACTACTCGCGGGCAGCATCGCGTTTGCTGGTGGCCATGGTTCGGCCATCTCCTACGGTCAACTTGCCGTTGACCAGGGTTTGCCAGGGGCGTTGGAACTGGGACTGGCCTGCGCAACATTTGGCCTGATTGCCGGTGGACTGATCGGCGGCCCAATCGCCAAATTTTTGATCTCACGAAACCAACTTTCGGGCGACCGGACTGCGCAGGAATGCGTTCCCGGTCCCGAGGAAACCGAGGCCGCCGGCCATGTCACGCTGGCGGGCATGCTCGACTCAATTCTGGCATTGGCAATTTGTCTGGCCGCCGGTTCATTGGTAAACGATTGGCTGGCAAATCATTCGTCGCTGCCATTGCCCGGATTTCTGACGGCGATGTTTGTGGGGATCCTCATCGCCAATGGATTGGACGTGCTTGGCAAGAGCGTCGACAAACCTGCGATCAGTTTGTGCAGCGATGTTAGCTTGCAACTCTTCCTGGCGATGAGCCTGATGAGCTTGCAGTTGTGGACGTTGTCGGGTGCCCTGGGGCCGCTTCTGCTGGTGCTACTGGTGCAGATCACAGTGATGGTTGCCGTCTCACTGTTGGTTGTCTTCCCAGCGATGGGGCGAGACTACGACGCCGCCGTGATCGCCGCGGGTTTTTCAGGTTTGGGCTTGGGTGCGACTCCCGTTGGTATCGCGAACATGCACGCGGTAACGGCGAAGTTCGGTGCTTCACCAAAAGCGTTCTTGGTGGTGCCGTTGGTCGGTGCGTTTTTCTTGGACATCGCCAACGCAGCCATCATCCAAGCATTCCTGGCCAGCCCACTCTTCACTGCAACCAGTTAA
- a CDS encoding class I SAM-dependent methyltransferase, producing MVSKQDFLDAAFGDSQAVANYAELPRLAFPGFVDMQRMTTLLLAERVAHDGQVLVIGAGGGLELKVFADAQPSWTFDGVDPSPAMLQLAKQTLGPLVSRVSLHEGKVDVAPDGPFDAATCILTMHFADLEERRRMLSSIRERLKPNAPFVVVHLSFAQSGGARSVWLSRYAAYVTSSGVDPAKAAGAREAIDSHLTILDPEQDESLLREAGFSDVSLFYAGFAFRGWVSYA from the coding sequence ATGGTGTCTAAGCAAGATTTCTTAGATGCGGCTTTTGGCGATTCTCAAGCGGTCGCGAATTATGCCGAATTGCCTCGTTTGGCCTTCCCTGGTTTTGTTGACATGCAGCGTATGACGACGCTGTTATTGGCCGAACGTGTCGCGCACGACGGACAAGTATTGGTTATCGGAGCGGGCGGCGGTTTGGAACTGAAGGTCTTTGCCGACGCACAACCGAGTTGGACGTTTGACGGCGTCGATCCGTCTCCCGCGATGTTGCAACTTGCCAAGCAGACGCTGGGTCCACTCGTGTCGCGAGTCTCACTTCATGAAGGCAAAGTCGACGTCGCGCCAGACGGACCATTTGATGCAGCGACTTGCATCTTGACCATGCATTTCGCGGACCTCGAGGAACGAAGGCGCATGTTGTCCTCCATTCGCGAACGTCTGAAACCAAATGCTCCCTTCGTCGTGGTTCATTTGAGTTTCGCACAATCGGGTGGCGCCCGATCCGTGTGGTTATCGCGATACGCCGCCTACGTGACCAGTTCCGGCGTGGATCCCGCGAAAGCCGCGGGGGCTCGTGAAGCAATCGATTCACATCTAACCATTCTTGATCCCGAACAAGATGAGTCGCTCTTGCGAGAAGCAGGCTTTTCTGACGTCAGTTTGTTCTACGCCGGGTTCGCTTTTCGAGGTTGGGTTTCCTATGCATGA
- a CDS encoding Rrf2 family transcriptional regulator has protein sequence MKPSRRLMAGLHKQGYVESEKGYGGGWTLACDLHVVTLLGIYEAVGSPSLLAIGHRTEAPGCLVEQSVNAVLGETFDEAEQLLLQRLGEVTLASLSADCHERLQARGISLKAKRNSHGV, from the coding sequence GTGAAGCCTTCGCGTCGTCTGATGGCTGGGCTGCACAAACAGGGCTACGTGGAATCGGAAAAGGGCTACGGTGGCGGTTGGACGTTGGCGTGTGACCTGCACGTAGTCACGTTGCTCGGCATTTACGAAGCGGTCGGCAGTCCATCGTTGCTGGCAATCGGTCATCGAACGGAAGCCCCTGGTTGCTTGGTGGAGCAATCCGTGAATGCTGTGCTTGGCGAGACATTTGACGAAGCCGAGCAATTGCTCCTGCAACGGCTCGGTGAAGTCACGCTTGCTTCGCTCAGTGCCGATTGCCATGAGAGATTGCAAGCCCGTGGTATTTCACTCAAAGCAAAACGGAATTCACATGGTGTCTAA